The genomic DNA TTCGTGGACCTGGAGGATCAGCTCACCGTGCTCACCGCGGGCGAGCTGCTGCGCGACGCCCTGCGTCTGGGGTCCCACCTGCGCGCGCGGGGCGTCAAGCGGGGAGACCGGGTGGTGCTCTCCTTCGACACCAGCCCCGAGTTCCTCGAGTGTTTCTTCGCGTGTGGACTCGTGGGCGCCACGCCCTGCCTCATCGAGCTGCCCTCCTCGAAGGTGTCCGTGCAGACGTGGAGCGAGCGGCTGCGCGTGAAGCTGCGGATGCTCGGCGCGCGCGCCATCCTCATGGATCCGGACTTCGCGGACCTGGCGCACGAGTCCCTCAAGGACTTCACCCCCGAGCCCGGAATGGAGGCCCCCTTCGTGGCGACCCCGGCCGAGTTCGCCACGCCCGCCGAGCCCTTCACCCCGGAGCCCCCGGACGCGGAAGACACGGCCTTCATCCAGTTCACCTCCGGCACCACGGACGCGCCCAAGGGCGTGCAGGTGTCCCATCGCGCCCTGCTGGCCAACTGCGCGGCCCTGGGCGAGCACAGCCAGTGGGACTCGGATGATCTGATGGTGTCGTGGCTGCCGCTCTTCCACGACATGGGCCTCGTCGCGAGCACACTCGCGTCCTTCGTGCACGGAATCCCCACGGTGCTGATGCCGCCGTTCGGCTTCCTGCTCAAGCCCTCGCGCTGGCTGTGGGCCCTCCACTGCTTCCGCGCCACCAACAGCTTCGCGCCCAACTTCGCCTACCAGCTGTGCGTCAAGCGCATCAAGGACGCGGAGCTGGAGGGCCTGGACCTCGGCTCCTGGAAGCGCGCCTACAACGCCGCGGAGTTCATCCACACGGACACCGTGCACCAGTTCACCGAGCGCTTCGCGCCCCACGGCTTCGATGACGACGCGTGGAAGCCGTCCTACGGCATGGCGGAGATGGTGGTGGCGGTGACGGTGCGCCGCCGGTCGGACCCCATGCACCAGGAGTCCATCTCGCGCACCGCGCTGTCCTCGCGGCGCGAGGCCGTACCCCAACCCCGGGGTCCGGACTCGCTCCTCGTGGTGGGCGTGGGCAAGCCCATCCGCGGCATCGAGCTGCGCATCGTCGACGAGGAGGGCCGGGATGTCCCCGAGCGCCACGAAGGAGAAATCCTCCTGCGCGGCACGTCGCTCTTCGGCGGCTACTACCAGAACCCGGAGGCCACCCAGGCCGTGCTGCGCGAGGGCTGGCTGCACACGGGAGACCTCGGCTACCTGGCCCACGGCGAGCTCTTCATCTGCGGGCGCAGCAAGGACCTCATCATCAAGGCGGGGGAGAACCACCACCCCTACACCATGGAGAACGCCGCGGCGCGCGTGTCGGGCGTGCGCACGGGCTGCGTGGCCGCAGTGGGCGTGAACAACCCCCAGACGGGCACCGAGGACATCGTCGTCCTGTGCGAGACGACCGAGACGAAGCCCGAGCTGCTGCGCCAGTTGTGCAAGCACGTGGAGGACACCGTCTTCCAGGGCGCCGGCGTGCGCCCCAACCGCGTGCTCCCCGTGCCGCCCCAGACGCTGCCCAAGACGACCAGCGGCAAGCTCAAGCGCGCCTACATCCGCGAGCACATCGAGGCCTTCGACAAGCTGTCGCTGCTGGTGGCTCCTCCCCCCAAACAGGCCGTGGTGCACTGATCGCGGGGCCGGACGGTTTTCCTCACTCGGCGTGGATTCCCGCAAATACGCTCGAGCCCTTGCTGTCCAAGCATTCTCAAGATATAAGGTTTTCCAACTTTTCCTCGGGAGTTGGAAATGTCCAGCGGCGTGGTCTCCAAGAGTGTTCGTTCGGCGATGTTCCTGGGCGCGGTCCTGGCCTTCGGTGGATGTGCGGAAGTCGCGGAGGCTCCCGTCGAGGAGCAGCCGGTGCAGGCCGAGGCGCATGGCCGCGGCTGTGTGACGGAGGACCTGAGCGAGTCCGAGCGCGAGGCCGTGGAGCAGGCCATCGCCGGCCGGGTGAACGCCCAGGCGCGCGCCAACGGCTCGGTCAACATCAAGGTGTACTTCCACGTCATCAACAAGGGCACGGGCGTGTCCAACGGCAACATCACGGACGCGCAGATCGCCCAGCAGATCTCGGTGCTCAACCAGGCCTATGCGAACACCCCGTACCGCTTCACGCTGGCGGGCACGGACCGCACCACCAACTCCACCTGGTACACCTCCACGGGCGGCTCCTCGGAGACGGCCATGAAGAAGGCGCTGCGCAAGGGCACGGCGGCCGACCTCAACTTCTATACCAACAACATGGGCGGCGGCCTGCTCGGCTGGGCGACCTTCCCCTCCAGCTACAAGTCCCAGCCCACCCAGGACGGCGTGGTCGTCCTCTACTCGTCCCTGCCCGGCGGCACCGCGGCCCCCTTCAACCTGGGCCACACCGCCACGCACGAGGTCGGCCACTGGCTCGGCCTGTACCACACGTTCCAGGGCGGCTGCTCCAGCACGGGTGACAGCGTGAGCGACACCCCGGCCGAGTCCACGCCCGCCTCCGGCTGCCCCAAGGGCCGCGACACCTGCTCCACCGCCGGCCTGGACCCCATCGAGAACTACATGGACTACAGCGACGACGCCTGCATGACCAAGTTCACCGCGGGTCAGGTCGCTCGCATGGAGTCCATGGTCATCACGTACCGCGGTCTGTGATCCACGGCCTTCGGGCCTGAGCCGTTCCCGACGCCGGCCGCGCACCTCCGCGCGGTCGGCGCTTTC from Melittangium boletus DSM 14713 includes the following:
- a CDS encoding fatty acyl-AMP ligase, which codes for MSQELPRRQTLPFRLGPGAGRHPSREHAQRSPTRVQLPAVSTLAEIVMHWGQTRPSQPLLSFVDLEDQLTVLTAGELLRDALRLGSHLRARGVKRGDRVVLSFDTSPEFLECFFACGLVGATPCLIELPSSKVSVQTWSERLRVKLRMLGARAILMDPDFADLAHESLKDFTPEPGMEAPFVATPAEFATPAEPFTPEPPDAEDTAFIQFTSGTTDAPKGVQVSHRALLANCAALGEHSQWDSDDLMVSWLPLFHDMGLVASTLASFVHGIPTVLMPPFGFLLKPSRWLWALHCFRATNSFAPNFAYQLCVKRIKDAELEGLDLGSWKRAYNAAEFIHTDTVHQFTERFAPHGFDDDAWKPSYGMAEMVVAVTVRRRSDPMHQESISRTALSSRREAVPQPRGPDSLLVVGVGKPIRGIELRIVDEEGRDVPERHEGEILLRGTSLFGGYYQNPEATQAVLREGWLHTGDLGYLAHGELFICGRSKDLIIKAGENHHPYTMENAAARVSGVRTGCVAAVGVNNPQTGTEDIVVLCETTETKPELLRQLCKHVEDTVFQGAGVRPNRVLPVPPQTLPKTTSGKLKRAYIREHIEAFDKLSLLVAPPPKQAVVH
- a CDS encoding zinc metalloprotease; amino-acid sequence: MSSGVVSKSVRSAMFLGAVLAFGGCAEVAEAPVEEQPVQAEAHGRGCVTEDLSESEREAVEQAIAGRVNAQARANGSVNIKVYFHVINKGTGVSNGNITDAQIAQQISVLNQAYANTPYRFTLAGTDRTTNSTWYTSTGGSSETAMKKALRKGTAADLNFYTNNMGGGLLGWATFPSSYKSQPTQDGVVVLYSSLPGGTAAPFNLGHTATHEVGHWLGLYHTFQGGCSSTGDSVSDTPAESTPASGCPKGRDTCSTAGLDPIENYMDYSDDACMTKFTAGQVARMESMVITYRGL